The Cytophagia bacterium CHB2 genome includes a region encoding these proteins:
- a CDS encoding cupin domain-containing protein yields MQKLNQETIMLTVNLNKLALTEFTGKTNPRQHCRATFPLLGALGTRNSAAVYFELEPGDSLGRHTDSAEESLLILAGEVEVSVGGEEGRLSQGEIAVVPTMVPHDLRNVGNETAKVLGFFGGANNIMATFDEVWLPTNSKVVDTAQMAGQSTLIIRRHEAVQSDILGIQMRKPGFGPGLKRRWQHQSKPSPVAAAKPWRRILTARFIRHSAPRPGVGSSTASAGKSIRRVSPSRRASPEGRRVRGSASGRAVAASYSIRRGSFDQLISPQRALI; encoded by the coding sequence AACAAGCTCGCATTGACCGAGTTCACGGGAAAAACCAATCCCAGGCAACATTGTCGCGCAACCTTTCCGCTGCTTGGTGCGCTGGGCACCAGGAATTCTGCGGCAGTGTATTTCGAGCTGGAGCCGGGAGATAGTCTGGGCCGCCACACCGATAGCGCTGAAGAATCATTGCTGATTCTCGCCGGCGAGGTGGAAGTCAGCGTCGGTGGGGAAGAAGGCCGTCTTAGCCAGGGTGAAATCGCCGTGGTGCCCACCATGGTGCCGCATGATCTGCGCAACGTCGGGAATGAAACCGCGAAGGTGCTCGGCTTTTTCGGTGGCGCAAATAACATCATGGCGACCTTCGATGAGGTCTGGCTGCCGACCAATTCGAAAGTTGTCGATACCGCGCAGATGGCCGGTCAATCTACACTCATCATACGCCGCCATGAGGCGGTGCAGTCAGACATTTTGGGGATTCAAATGCGCAAGCCCGGCTTTGGGCCGGGCCTGAAACGACGATGGCAACACCAATCAAAACCCTCGCCTGTTGCGGCTGCCAAGCCCTGGCGCCGGATACTGACGGCCCGATTCATCCGTCACTCGGCGCCTCGCCCGGGTGTTGGGTCATCTACGGCGAGTGCTGGCAAAAGCATACGGCGAGTATCGCCATCCCGCCGGGCATCGCCTGAGGGTCGACGCGTGCGCGGTTCAGCATCCGGGCGTGCCGTCGCGGCAAGCTATTCAATCCGTCGCGGTTCATTTGATCAGCTCATTTCTCCTCAGCGAGCGCTGATTTGA
- a CDS encoding DUF1624 domain-containing protein: protein MEIVLDAPRQELRLISSPRPNLNQTTLARPRLDAIDWLRGLVMVIMVLDHTRDFLGASSVNPRDVNDSALFLTRWITHFCAPIFVFLAGVSAFLYASRGRGKSEISRFLLTRGLWLVFVELVVMRFAWTFSVQVDFIFLQVIWAIGVSMITLAGLVYLPRKAIAVFALVMIAGHNLLDGIRAESFGAASWLWMMLHEPGFVHPSEGKTLFMLYPLIPWIGVMAAGYVFGPIMLMEARQRRKWTFSLGLGATLLFVGLRAANVYGDPAAWTPQDNWLATSLAFINCEKYPPSLLFLTMTLGPALMALAGVHELKGKLARMVVTIGRTPFLFYVVHAFLIHAVTVIAAHALYGDTAWLFRGMPPMSKPENYGLSLPVIYAAWLAILVMLYPLCHWFAEVKQRRKDWWLSYL, encoded by the coding sequence ATGGAAATAGTTTTGGATGCTCCGCGGCAGGAACTCCGGTTGATTTCTTCACCGCGGCCGAATCTCAACCAAACCACGCTGGCGCGTCCGCGCTTGGACGCAATCGATTGGCTGCGCGGGTTGGTGATGGTAATCATGGTGCTGGATCATACCCGTGATTTTTTGGGCGCCAGTAGTGTGAATCCACGCGACGTGAACGATTCGGCGCTGTTTCTCACGCGTTGGATCACCCACTTCTGCGCGCCGATTTTCGTTTTTCTTGCAGGCGTGTCCGCATTTCTCTACGCCAGCCGCGGCCGCGGCAAAAGTGAAATCAGCCGCTTCCTGCTCACGCGCGGGCTTTGGCTCGTCTTCGTCGAGCTGGTCGTTATGCGATTCGCGTGGACGTTTAGCGTGCAAGTCGATTTCATTTTTCTGCAAGTCATCTGGGCCATCGGTGTCTCCATGATTACACTTGCCGGGCTGGTTTATTTGCCGAGAAAGGCGATCGCCGTCTTCGCGCTCGTCATGATCGCCGGGCACAACTTGCTCGACGGCATTCGCGCCGAGAGTTTTGGCGCGGCAAGTTGGTTGTGGATGATGTTGCACGAACCCGGGTTCGTGCATCCCTCCGAAGGTAAAACACTTTTTATGCTCTACCCGCTGATCCCGTGGATCGGCGTTATGGCCGCGGGTTATGTCTTCGGCCCCATCATGCTGATGGAAGCGCGTCAGCGGCGCAAGTGGACTTTCAGCCTCGGCCTGGGCGCGACATTGTTGTTCGTTGGGTTGCGCGCTGCCAACGTTTATGGCGACCCGGCAGCCTGGACGCCGCAGGACAACTGGTTGGCCACTTCGCTCGCTTTTATCAATTGCGAAAAATATCCGCCCTCACTCTTGTTTTTGACCATGACGCTCGGCCCGGCTTTGATGGCACTGGCTGGCGTCCACGAACTCAAGGGTAAGCTGGCCAGAATGGTTGTGACGATCGGGCGCACGCCGTTCCTGTTTTATGTGGTGCATGCCTTCCTCATTCATGCGGTGACCGTGATTGCAGCACACGCCCTCTATGGCGACACGGCCTGGCTGTTTCGCGGCATGCCCCCGATGTCCAAACCGGAGAATTATGGCCTGAGTCTGCCGGTGATTTATGCGGCATGGCTGGCAATCCTGGTGATGCTCTATCCGTTGTGTCATTGGTTTGCCGAAGTCAAGCAGCGCCGCAAAGACTGGTGGCTGAGTTACCTGTGA
- a CDS encoding T9SS type A sorting domain-containing protein encodes MLASTQFDTVSLYRTTDAGVTWSSYQNGFGGAFSETVLAIERHPHQPNILFATGATVVAKSLDRGRSWQISHGNWGGLATGVNFITIDANDSKIIWVGGQNSIEEAFLWKSEDAGATWREWPRIVDDVSTGKTVVIHPHDSKTVYAGLESYILRTTDGGETWKEIFAEDGRFFFGIAINPVRPGRIYTASWFKTSDPQPLIVYISDDAGENWREVHEKTAQFGGVWDLLHVNEGMIDKLYLGLNKGGVYEFVTEVTTEVDDDPAIVSTFKLEQNYPNPFNPETVISFSLPRAGLATLKIYDALGREVATLTNHMMAAGEHQIRWRSSGLASGVYFYRLQAGNFSAVKKMLMLQ; translated from the coding sequence ATGCTCGCTTCTACTCAATTTGATACGGTTTCGCTTTATCGCACCACGGATGCAGGGGTGACGTGGTCATCCTACCAAAATGGTTTTGGCGGCGCGTTTTCGGAAACCGTCTTGGCAATCGAGCGCCATCCGCATCAGCCGAACATTCTTTTTGCCACCGGCGCTACGGTAGTCGCGAAATCGCTTGATCGCGGCAGAAGCTGGCAGATCAGCCATGGCAATTGGGGCGGGCTGGCCACAGGGGTAAATTTTATTACGATCGATGCCAACGACTCCAAAATAATTTGGGTGGGCGGACAGAATTCAATCGAGGAAGCCTTTCTTTGGAAATCTGAAGATGCCGGCGCTACCTGGCGGGAATGGCCTCGGATCGTCGACGACGTCAGCACGGGAAAAACCGTGGTAATTCATCCGCACGATTCGAAGACCGTCTATGCCGGATTGGAGAGCTACATTCTGAGAACCACGGATGGCGGTGAAACGTGGAAGGAAATTTTCGCCGAAGACGGCCGCTTCTTCTTTGGCATCGCGATCAATCCGGTGCGGCCCGGGCGCATTTATACCGCGTCGTGGTTCAAAACCTCCGATCCGCAGCCGCTTATTGTTTACATTAGCGACGATGCCGGAGAAAACTGGCGGGAAGTTCACGAAAAGACTGCACAATTTGGCGGCGTTTGGGATTTGCTGCATGTCAATGAAGGCATGATTGACAAGCTTTATTTGGGATTGAACAAAGGCGGCGTGTATGAATTTGTCACTGAGGTGACGACTGAGGTTGACGACGATCCCGCTATCGTATCGACGTTCAAGCTGGAGCAGAACTATCCCAATCCCTTTAATCCGGAGACCGTCATCTCGTTTTCGCTGCCCAGGGCCGGCCTGGCGACATTGAAAATTTATGACGCATTGGGCCGTGAAGTCGCCACCCTGACGAATCATATGATGGCCGCAGGCGAGCATCAAATTCGTTGGCGCAGCAGTGGTCTGGCTTCCGGCGTTTACTTCTACCGCCTGCAAGCTGGAAATTTTTCCGCAGTTAAAAAAATGCTTATGCTGCAATAG